From one Terriglobia bacterium genomic stretch:
- a CDS encoding response regulator: protein MPKTRPFVLVVDDEHLIADTLVLVLKQHGFDAVACYSLDDALTILNTFRPDFLVSDVVLNAGTGLDIAIATRQLVPSCQVILISGNVATADLLEQAAQSGYSFTCLAKPIHPQELLAQMSAPAPEKPRQFPTA from the coding sequence ATGCCAAAGACTCGTCCCTTCGTCCTCGTAGTAGACGATGAGCATCTCATCGCCGATACGTTGGTTCTCGTCCTGAAGCAGCACGGATTCGATGCGGTTGCTTGCTACTCGCTCGACGATGCCCTCACCATCCTGAATACCTTTCGTCCCGACTTCTTAGTGAGCGACGTGGTGCTGAACGCGGGCACCGGCCTTGACATCGCTATTGCCACCCGCCAGCTTGTACCAAGCTGTCAGGTGATCCTGATTTCGGGAAACGTCGCTACTGCTGACCTATTGGAGCAAGCGGCTCAGTCAGGCTATAGCTTCACCTGCTTGGCGAAGCCTATACACCCACAAGAATTGCTGGCTCAGATGAGCGCTCCTGCTCCTGAGAAGCCACGACAATTTCCCACTGCGTAA